Proteins encoded by one window of Nicotiana tabacum cultivar K326 chromosome 10, ASM71507v2, whole genome shotgun sequence:
- the LOC107780092 gene encoding E3 ubiquitin-protein ligase PUB23, whose amino-acid sequence MDEIQVPPYFICPISLEMMRDPITVSTGITYDRENIEKWIFSAKNNTCPVTKQSLTGTDLTPNVTLRRLIQSWCTLNASHGIERFPTPKPPISKPQIMKLLKEAKSPEMQMKCLKSLRSIASENDANKRCMESAGAAEFLASIIISNRNNEGFGSLKGTKDEALSILYHLKLSEHGLRTLIMGGNGEFIESLTRIMQHGSYESRAYAVLLLKKGFNSFEILSLKQEFFTQVVQVLSDEISQKASKASLQILVNVCQWGRNRVKAAEADAVRVLVNLLLDSMDKSACELMLMLLDQLCQSAEGRAELLKHAAGLAIVSKKILRVSKLASERAIKILHSISKFSATPSVLQEMLNLGVVAKLCLVLQVDCGSKTKDRAREILKLHAKAWRSSPCVPLNLLSTYPF is encoded by the coding sequence ATGGATGAAATTCAAGTACCTCCTTATTTTATCTGTCCAATTTCTCTAGAGATGATGAGAGACCCCATCACAGTCTCAACAGGAATAACATATGATCGAGAAAACATTGAGAAATGGATATTTTCTGCCAAGAATAACACTTGTCCGGTTACAAAACAGTCCCTCACAGGAACAGATTTGACTCCAAATGTCACTCTCCGACGATTAATCCAATCATGGTGTACTCTCAACGCTTCCCATGGCATCGAAAGGTTTCCTACGCCGAAGCCTCCAATCAGTAAGCCCCAGATCATGAAACTCCTCAAAGAAGCAAAATCGCCTGAAATGCAAATGAAATGTCTCAAGAGCTTAAGATCCATTGCTTCCGAGAACGATGCTAACAAACGCTGCATGGAATCCGCAGGGGCAGCTGAGTTCTTAGCTTCTATTATTATAAGTAATCGGAATAACGAGGGTTTTGGATCGTTGAAGGGTACTAAAGATGAAGCGCTAAGCATCCTTTACCATCTTAAATTATCTGAACATGGATTGAGAACACTTATTATGGGTGGAAATGGAGAATTCATCGAGTCGTTGACACGAATCATGCAGCATGGAAGCTATGAGTCTAGGGCATACGCAGTGTTGCTACTGAAAAAAGGATTTAATTcatttgaaattttaagtttaaaGCAAGAGTTCTTCACCCAAGTGGTTCAAGTTTTGAGTGATGAGATCTCCCAGAAGGCGTCCAAAGCATCATTGCAGATTCTAGTGAATGTGTGTCAATGGGGGAGGAACAGAGTGAAAGCAGCGGAGGCAGACGCAGTTAGAGTTTTGGTTAATCTTCTCCTCGATTCGATGGACAAAAGCGCTTGTGAATTGATGCTAATGTTGTTGGATCAGCTTTGTCAAAGTGCAGAAGGAAGAGCTGAGCTTTTGAAGCATGCTGCAGGATTAGCCATTGTTTCCAAGAAAATCCTTAGGGTTTCTAAATTGGCAAGTGAAAGGGCTATCAAGATTTTGCATTCAATCTCCAAATTTTCGGCTACACCAAGTGTTCTTCAAGAGATGTTGAATTTAGGCGTCGTGGCAAAGCTTTGTTTGGTGCTTCAAGTTGATTGTGGAAGTAAGACAAAAGATAGAGCGAGAGAAATTCTCAAATTGCATGCTAAGGCATGGAGGAGTTCTCCTTGTGTACCCCTCAATTTATTATCAACATATCCATTTTAG